The following are from one region of the Phycisphaerales bacterium genome:
- a CDS encoding DUF1338 family protein: MSSTFADRIEMQNHLFAELSAMFGAEVPLYDKALAVNAVCNRAVCDVLAARHPGFAVSDEEIERTSGERHGAIRIGRPDEYRLIARFFGCFGMEPHNFYDMTAIGAKSQPVIATAFRSPHKPEHRVFTSLLMTDYFDEATKKRIEEALADRQVFSDRAIALIDKCEGEGGLSWDDANELIAEATGRIFKWTGRARDHQLYKDLCEGGFKIAADIACFERHHLNHLTPNTLCMDVYTAAMKFCMGQSDRATYEKRATRALERMMLMSGPDWLTLHFKHLGAERIAGAGEADVDSAKLATFVRALADRLEQDDLDLTKLPHSGFKDFTEGPSADTPVLLRQDAYKALTEPVVFVEADGSEVESSHTARFGEIEQRFYATTLAGRAMYDQCLAAFEEARANEPGLAERDEEAFLRMQRDAFASFPDSLEELLEKGLVYAEYAPTDAGRAAAGSIDTTDMAELVRRGYATREGLRYEDFLPVSAAGIFASNLSQYGTASTAANRPEYSREQLEEIMGKRLIDTDAAYAAVDAGSRLGVYEALGLLDRVTKPERERLERATRVQRVV, translated from the coding sequence ATGTCGTCCACCTTCGCCGACCGGATCGAGATGCAGAACCACCTCTTCGCCGAGCTCTCGGCGATGTTCGGGGCCGAGGTGCCGTTGTATGACAAGGCGCTGGCGGTCAACGCAGTGTGCAATCGGGCGGTGTGCGATGTGCTGGCTGCGCGGCACCCGGGGTTTGCGGTCAGCGATGAGGAGATCGAGCGGACCAGTGGTGAGCGACACGGGGCGATCCGGATCGGTCGGCCCGACGAGTACCGATTGATTGCGCGGTTCTTCGGGTGCTTCGGCATGGAACCGCACAACTTCTATGACATGACGGCGATCGGGGCCAAGAGCCAGCCTGTGATCGCGACGGCGTTCCGCTCGCCGCACAAGCCCGAGCATCGCGTGTTTACGTCGCTGCTGATGACCGACTACTTCGACGAGGCCACGAAGAAACGAATCGAGGAAGCGCTCGCGGATCGACAGGTGTTCTCGGATCGTGCGATTGCGCTCATCGACAAGTGCGAGGGCGAGGGCGGGCTGAGCTGGGATGATGCGAACGAGCTAATCGCCGAAGCGACGGGACGGATCTTCAAGTGGACGGGGCGCGCCCGCGACCACCAACTCTACAAAGACCTTTGCGAGGGTGGGTTCAAGATCGCCGCGGACATCGCGTGCTTCGAGCGGCATCACCTGAACCACCTGACGCCCAACACGCTCTGCATGGACGTGTACACGGCGGCGATGAAGTTCTGCATGGGCCAGAGCGATCGGGCGACATACGAGAAGCGTGCGACGCGGGCGCTCGAGCGGATGATGCTGATGAGCGGGCCGGACTGGCTGACGCTGCACTTCAAGCACCTGGGTGCCGAGCGCATCGCAGGTGCGGGCGAAGCCGACGTCGATTCGGCGAAGCTGGCGACGTTCGTGCGGGCGCTGGCGGATCGCCTGGAGCAGGACGACCTGGACCTGACGAAGTTGCCGCACTCGGGGTTCAAGGACTTCACCGAGGGGCCATCGGCCGACACGCCCGTGCTGCTGCGTCAGGACGCATACAAGGCGTTGACAGAGCCGGTGGTGTTCGTGGAGGCGGATGGCTCAGAGGTCGAGTCGTCGCACACCGCCCGGTTCGGCGAGATCGAGCAGCGCTTCTATGCGACGACGCTGGCGGGGCGGGCGATGTACGACCAGTGCCTGGCGGCGTTCGAGGAAGCACGTGCGAACGAGCCCGGACTTGCCGAGCGCGATGAAGAGGCGTTTCTGCGCATGCAACGGGACGCGTTTGCGAGCTTCCCAGATTCACTGGAGGAGTTGCTCGAGAAAGGGCTTGTGTACGCCGAGTATGCACCGACGGACGCGGGGCGCGCGGCGGCGGGGTCGATCGACACCACGGACATGGCCGAGCTGGTGCGGCGTGGATATGCAACGCGCGAGGGGCTGCGGTACGAGGACTTTCTGCCGGTCAGCGCGGCGGGCATCTTTGCGAGCAACCTGAGCCAGTACGGCACGGCATCGACCGCGGCGAACCGGCCCGAGTACTCACGCGAGCAACTCGAGGAGATCATGGGCAAGCGGTTGATCGATACCGATGCGGCATATGCGGCAGTGGATGCCGGTTCACGTCTTGGCGTGTATGAAGCGTTGGGGCTGTTGGACAGGGTGACCAAGCCCGAGCGCGAGCGGCTGGAACGCGCCACGCGGGTGCAGCGCGTGGTCTGA
- a CDS encoding mechanosensitive ion channel family protein: MRWQDEGADVAAQGDATPPPTELQQAASGLWEKLSSGQVDQVTMAEVWTVLQPIVVAIVLIIIVLLVAKWAKSLTVKAITKARVEITLAKFFGNLVKWAIMVMGAVTILQTFGVEATSFAAVLAALGFAIGLAMSGTLGNVAAGVMLLVFRPYRVGDVINVNGVTAKVDEIELFTTTFDTPDKRRIIMPNSSIFGSTIENISHHATRRVDVAVGTAYDADIDQARATLMEAARNVEGRLPDEEPVVYLGGLGDSSIDWSVRVWVNAADFWAVKERLTRDVKYALDKANIGIPFPQRDLHVPGAIKVTLDKG, translated from the coding sequence ATGCGATGGCAAGATGAAGGGGCCGACGTGGCCGCTCAGGGCGATGCAACGCCTCCGCCGACCGAACTCCAGCAGGCCGCATCGGGCCTGTGGGAGAAGCTCAGCAGCGGTCAGGTCGATCAGGTGACGATGGCCGAAGTGTGGACGGTGCTGCAGCCCATCGTGGTTGCGATCGTTCTGATCATTATCGTTCTGCTCGTGGCCAAGTGGGCCAAGAGCCTGACGGTCAAGGCGATCACCAAGGCCCGCGTCGAGATTACGCTGGCCAAGTTCTTCGGGAACCTGGTGAAGTGGGCCATCATGGTGATGGGCGCCGTCACCATCCTCCAGACCTTCGGGGTGGAGGCGACCAGCTTCGCGGCCGTGCTTGCGGCTCTCGGCTTTGCGATCGGTCTGGCGATGTCCGGTACGCTGGGCAACGTCGCCGCCGGCGTCATGCTGCTGGTGTTCCGGCCCTATCGAGTGGGGGACGTCATCAACGTCAACGGCGTGACGGCGAAGGTCGACGAGATCGAGCTGTTCACGACCACGTTCGACACGCCCGACAAGCGGCGCATCATCATGCCCAACAGCTCGATCTTCGGCAGCACGATCGAGAACATCTCGCACCACGCGACACGCCGCGTGGACGTGGCCGTTGGTACGGCGTATGACGCCGACATCGACCAGGCCCGCGCCACGCTGATGGAGGCGGCTCGCAACGTCGAGGGGCGCCTGCCCGACGAAGAGCCTGTGGTCTACCTTGGCGGGCTGGGCGATTCATCGATCGACTGGTCGGTGCGCGTGTGGGTGAACGCGGCCGACTTCTGGGCCGTGAAGGAGCGCCTGACGCGCGACGTGAAGTATGCGCTCGATAAGGCGAACATTGGGATTCCCTTCCCGCAGCGCGACCTCCACGTGCCCGGCGCCATCAAGGTCACCCTCGACAAGGGCTGA
- a CDS encoding DUF481 domain-containing protein, which yields MRDSNKVRIAGCLLVAMTATAAFGSEFGLPVVELPYQDEGEDAAVEGVEDSSEPTSFWTGWTRSVELGLTGSSGNSESFDLRAVFETQRETDELRTMFRARYLYGEDDGTASENEGRARFENDWKYPGERYFTFVLGIYEYDQFEDWDTRLQLFGGLGYEFLKERALLDGGQDRATLTGRIGAGATREFGGTDDKWHPEALLGLDFLWEINERNTFAAGTEVFPALDDFGELRAVSYASYDVLLSEDADLRLRMGVEHEYDSDSGDSKENDVNYFVTILATF from the coding sequence ATGCGTGATTCAAACAAAGTCCGTATTGCTGGCTGCCTGCTGGTCGCCATGACCGCGACCGCGGCGTTTGGCAGCGAGTTTGGCCTGCCCGTTGTGGAGCTCCCGTATCAGGACGAAGGCGAGGACGCTGCCGTCGAGGGCGTCGAAGATTCCTCCGAACCCACGAGCTTTTGGACCGGGTGGACCCGGTCTGTGGAACTGGGCCTGACCGGCTCAAGCGGAAACTCCGAGTCGTTCGACTTGCGGGCGGTCTTTGAGACCCAGCGCGAGACCGACGAGCTGCGCACCATGTTTCGGGCGCGATACTTGTACGGCGAGGACGATGGGACCGCCTCGGAGAACGAGGGCCGCGCCCGCTTCGAGAACGACTGGAAGTACCCCGGCGAGCGTTACTTCACGTTCGTGCTGGGCATCTACGAGTACGACCAGTTCGAGGACTGGGACACGCGTCTGCAACTCTTCGGCGGTCTGGGGTACGAGTTCCTGAAGGAGCGAGCCCTTCTGGACGGCGGGCAGGACCGGGCGACCCTCACGGGCCGGATCGGTGCTGGTGCGACGCGTGAGTTTGGCGGAACGGACGACAAGTGGCATCCCGAAGCCCTGCTGGGTCTGGACTTCCTCTGGGAGATCAACGAGCGGAACACGTTCGCCGCGGGTACGGAGGTCTTCCCGGCCCTTGACGACTTTGGCGAGCTGCGTGCGGTGAGCTACGCGTCCTATGACGTCCTGCTTTCTGAAGACGCCGACTTGCGTTTGCGCATGGGCGTGGAGCACGAGTACGACTCTGACTCTGGCGATTCGAAGGAAAACGACGTCAACTACTTCGTGACCATTCTGGCGACGTTCTAG
- a CDS encoding M24 family metallopeptidase, translated as MKNDSAVADHLLARRRRTHAALRERAQEVSVGALPVVLLGAGEMIPVPGQHDRVYPFMAHSDYYYLTEQQCPGGVLAVDLEEDGDCWWAFAPEVTQAHRTWEGDVTWEGVPLAELGPWLAQRRGRAVAMLGCPVGGYGGGVDQELSAELAEAFLHSRRVLDDVEIGLMRKACAATAAGHAYAHRVLTSGEAAGMTERQLQVEIEAEFFRNGGDGTPYDTIVGSGPNAAVLHFAPGERVISKGECVLVDAGAAHKRYAGDVTRAWPVGEPTQTQKDVINIVTEAEEVGLAMCVPGTEWHEVHRRCSEVVLEGLIGLGAIKGDAAELVDRGVAGLFFPHGVGHMIGLGVRGAGGRLPGRAPRKGPGGVGVRVDIPLEAGHGFTVEPGLYFIPGLIDVAETREKFGDAVQWGVVDSLRKEIQGVRIEDDVIVREGECEVLTDAIAKRLD; from the coding sequence ATGAAGAACGACTCAGCCGTTGCCGATCATTTGCTCGCCCGTCGCCGCCGTACGCATGCCGCCCTTCGTGAGCGGGCGCAGGAGGTCAGTGTTGGGGCCTTGCCCGTTGTCTTGCTGGGGGCTGGTGAGATGATCCCGGTGCCGGGGCAGCATGACCGGGTGTATCCGTTCATGGCCCACAGTGACTACTACTACCTGACCGAGCAGCAGTGTCCGGGCGGGGTGTTGGCGGTGGACCTCGAGGAAGACGGCGACTGCTGGTGGGCGTTCGCGCCCGAGGTGACGCAGGCACACCGGACGTGGGAGGGCGACGTGACGTGGGAGGGGGTGCCGCTGGCCGAGTTGGGGCCGTGGCTTGCGCAACGGCGCGGGCGTGCGGTGGCGATGCTGGGCTGCCCGGTTGGTGGGTATGGCGGCGGCGTGGATCAAGAGCTGAGCGCGGAGCTGGCTGAGGCATTCCTTCACTCGCGACGGGTGCTGGATGATGTCGAGATCGGACTGATGCGCAAGGCCTGCGCGGCGACGGCGGCGGGGCACGCGTACGCCCACCGCGTCTTGACCAGCGGCGAGGCGGCGGGCATGACTGAACGGCAGTTGCAGGTCGAGATCGAGGCGGAGTTCTTCCGCAACGGGGGCGACGGCACACCGTATGACACGATCGTCGGCAGCGGGCCCAACGCGGCCGTGCTGCACTTTGCGCCCGGAGAGCGCGTGATCAGCAAGGGCGAGTGTGTGCTGGTCGATGCGGGCGCGGCCCACAAGCGCTACGCGGGCGACGTGACCCGTGCGTGGCCGGTGGGCGAGCCGACGCAGACACAGAAGGACGTGATCAACATCGTGACCGAGGCCGAGGAGGTGGGGCTGGCGATGTGCGTGCCGGGCACCGAATGGCACGAGGTGCACCGGCGGTGCAGCGAGGTGGTGCTGGAGGGGCTCATCGGGCTGGGGGCGATCAAGGGTGACGCGGCTGAGTTGGTCGATCGCGGCGTGGCGGGGTTGTTCTTCCCGCATGGCGTGGGCCACATGATCGGCCTGGGCGTGCGCGGCGCCGGCGGACGGCTGCCCGGGCGGGCGCCGCGGAAGGGGCCGGGCGGCGTGGGGGTTCGCGTCGACATCCCGCTGGAGGCCGGGCACGGGTTCACCGTTGAGCCCGGGCTGTACTTCATCCCCGGCCTGATCGACGTGGCCGAGACGCGGGAGAAGTTTGGCGACGCGGTGCAGTGGGGCGTGGTCGATTCGCTGCGGAAAGAGATCCAGGGGGTGCGGATCGAGGATGATGTGATCGTTCGCGAGGGTGAGTGTGAGGTTCTCACTGACGCGATCGCGAAGCGGCTCGATTAG
- a CDS encoding nicotinate-nicotinamide nucleotide adenylyltransferase has product MTHVAPTPLQIPDDCPHVALFGGTFDPPHVAHVTLADLGRQELERREGAAACLVFVPAARSPHKEHAPTASDAQRLDMLRLAIAELDRCTIWTDELDRATRGEPSYWSRTLQRATAVLPDRTLWFIIGADQAASFHRWRQPREMIALARPLVLPRHPIATADDLRTTLDATGFWNEQELDRWVSSFVDADLLRAASTDVRAAQGAPFDTPLHPDVLRYAQEHNLYNLHA; this is encoded by the coding sequence GTGACGCATGTGGCGCCAACACCGCTCCAGATTCCCGATGACTGCCCGCACGTCGCGCTCTTCGGCGGGACGTTCGACCCTCCCCACGTCGCCCACGTCACGCTGGCCGATCTCGGCCGCCAGGAACTCGAACGACGCGAAGGCGCCGCCGCATGCCTGGTCTTCGTACCCGCGGCACGCTCGCCACACAAAGAACACGCTCCCACCGCCAGCGACGCCCAGCGGCTGGACATGCTGCGCCTTGCAATCGCCGAACTCGACCGCTGCACGATCTGGACCGACGAACTCGACCGAGCCACCCGCGGCGAGCCGAGCTACTGGTCTCGAACGCTGCAGCGCGCCACCGCCGTCCTGCCCGATCGAACCCTCTGGTTCATCATCGGCGCCGACCAGGCCGCCAGCTTCCACCGCTGGCGCCAGCCACGCGAGATGATCGCGCTGGCCCGCCCGCTCGTGCTGCCCCGGCATCCCATCGCAACCGCCGACGATCTTCGCACCACGCTCGATGCCACCGGCTTCTGGAACGAGCAGGAACTGGACCGCTGGGTCAGTTCGTTCGTCGATGCAGACCTGCTCCGCGCCGCATCGACCGACGTTCGCGCTGCCCAAGGCGCGCCCTTCGATACGCCGCTGCACCCCGACGTCCTCCGCTACGCACAAGAACACAATCTCTACAACCTCCACGCATGA
- the mscL gene encoding large conductance mechanosensitive channel protein MscL, with the protein MGLIKEFREFAVKGNMMDMAVGIIIGGAFGILVRSIVDDLIMPIVSIPGKADFSNYYIGLTEKVRQANADAAVPLPLVEARQLGPVFAYGNFITVLLNFIIMAFAVFLIVKAMNTARRHFEQEKKAEAAAPPVPPAEVQLLTEIRDELRGRRVE; encoded by the coding sequence ATGGGCCTGATCAAGGAATTCCGAGAGTTCGCCGTCAAGGGCAACATGATGGACATGGCCGTGGGCATCATCATCGGCGGCGCCTTCGGCATCCTCGTCCGCTCGATCGTGGACGACCTCATCATGCCCATCGTCTCCATCCCAGGCAAGGCCGACTTCTCGAACTACTACATCGGGCTCACCGAGAAGGTCCGCCAGGCCAACGCCGACGCCGCTGTGCCGCTGCCGCTCGTCGAGGCTCGCCAACTCGGCCCGGTCTTCGCCTACGGCAACTTCATCACCGTCTTGCTCAACTTCATCATTATGGCTTTCGCCGTCTTTCTCATCGTCAAGGCCATGAATACCGCCCGCCGCCACTTCGAGCAGGAAAAGAAGGCCGAGGCGGCCGCCCCGCCGGTGCCCCCGGCCGAAGTCCAGCTCCTGACCGAAATCCGCGACGAACTTCGTGGCAGGCGGGTCGAGTGA
- a CDS encoding PCRF domain-containing protein — MTTAADSLAPAVRAKLEALSEQYRAAGRQLEDPDVLADHEKVRDLSIRRSALAPVVEGYHRYTHLLAEAAELRHAIDSGEDAELVEMARAELPTLEARAAEEIEAVKAALVSSDDNLVGSVILELRAGTGGDEAQIWAKDLLEMYQKYAGQKGWSFETLDFSGGESHGGVRSATASVKGEGVWAELSFEAGVHSVKRVPATESQGRVHTSTATVAVLPEPKAVEVKIDWANDVTEHVTTSQGPGGQNVNKVATAVHLVHNPTGIEVRMQESKSQHQNREKARRLLMARLYERQLREAEAERSAARKGQIGTGERSEKVRVYRYQDGIVADQRLDTKFQLRQTLFEGDLGPLMTALIEQRTAQRLADL, encoded by the coding sequence GTGACCACTGCCGCCGACTCCCTCGCACCCGCCGTCCGCGCCAAGCTCGAAGCACTGAGCGAGCAGTATCGCGCAGCCGGACGCCAACTCGAAGACCCCGACGTGCTCGCAGACCACGAGAAGGTCCGCGATCTCTCCATCCGTCGCTCGGCCCTGGCCCCAGTGGTCGAAGGCTACCACCGATACACGCACCTGCTGGCCGAGGCGGCCGAACTCCGCCATGCCATCGACTCGGGCGAAGACGCCGAACTGGTCGAGATGGCCAGGGCCGAACTGCCCACGCTCGAAGCCAGGGCCGCCGAAGAGATCGAGGCCGTCAAGGCCGCCCTGGTCTCAAGCGACGACAACCTCGTCGGCTCGGTCATCCTCGAACTCCGCGCCGGCACCGGCGGCGACGAGGCCCAGATCTGGGCCAAGGACCTCCTGGAAATGTACCAGAAGTACGCAGGCCAGAAGGGCTGGTCCTTCGAAACCCTCGACTTCTCCGGCGGCGAGAGCCACGGCGGGGTTCGCTCGGCTACCGCAAGCGTCAAGGGCGAGGGCGTTTGGGCCGAGCTCAGTTTCGAGGCCGGCGTCCACTCGGTCAAACGCGTGCCCGCCACCGAGTCCCAGGGCCGCGTGCACACCTCTACCGCCACCGTCGCCGTGCTGCCCGAGCCCAAGGCCGTCGAGGTCAAGATCGACTGGGCAAACGACGTTACCGAGCACGTCACCACCTCCCAAGGCCCCGGCGGGCAGAACGTCAACAAGGTCGCCACTGCCGTCCACCTCGTGCACAACCCCACCGGCATCGAGGTCCGCATGCAGGAGAGCAAGAGCCAGCACCAGAACCGCGAGAAGGCCCGCCGCCTGCTCATGGCCCGCCTCTACGAACGACAGCTCCGCGAGGCCGAGGCCGAACGCTCCGCCGCCCGCAAGGGCCAGATCGGCACCGGCGAAAGGTCCGAAAAGGTCCGCGTCTACCGCTACCAGGACGGCATCGTGGCCGACCAGCGCCTGGACACCAAGTTCCAGCTCCGCCAGACGCTGTTCGAAGGCGATCTCGGACCCCTCATGACCGCCCTGATCGAGCAACGAACCGCCCAGCGGCTGGCCGACCTCTAA
- a CDS encoding redoxin domain-containing protein, whose protein sequence is MPATTTLPARHEPIAAGDVAPDFTLLDQDRNEWTLSEALKQGDVALCFYPMDFSPVCSTEMQCVNDEFDRWKDKGVQVVGVSCDSFFTHKAWADAMGLKQTLVADMHRAVSKAYGFYWPDLNVSSRGTVLVGRNDDGAPVVRWVQQREIKDAMNLDDLLAQLA, encoded by the coding sequence ATGCCCGCAACGACCACCCTGCCCGCCCGACACGAGCCGATCGCCGCTGGCGACGTCGCGCCAGACTTCACCCTGCTCGACCAGGACCGCAACGAGTGGACGCTCTCGGAAGCCTTGAAGCAGGGCGACGTGGCCTTGTGTTTCTACCCAATGGACTTCAGCCCGGTCTGCTCGACCGAGATGCAGTGCGTCAACGACGAGTTCGATCGCTGGAAGGACAAGGGCGTCCAGGTCGTGGGCGTCTCGTGCGACAGCTTCTTCACCCACAAGGCGTGGGCCGACGCCATGGGCCTGAAGCAGACCCTCGTCGCCGACATGCACCGGGCGGTCTCGAAGGCCTACGGCTTCTACTGGCCCGACCTCAACGTCTCCAGCCGTGGCACCGTCCTCGTAGGCCGAAACGACGATGGCGCCCCGGTCGTGCGGTGGGTCCAGCAGCGCGAGATCAAGGACGCGATGAATCTCGACGACTTGCTCGCGCAGCTCGCTTGA
- a CDS encoding YggS family pyridoxal phosphate-dependent enzyme, whose product MPTAGPATEEGDLLHRYASVRERVERAAAKSGRRGQQVLLVAVTKYAEPDQILQLVQAGHRDFGENRVQQLLQRAPMLEEQASRMRSMGAALGGDPASKHEPIRWHMIGQMQRNKARQVADVCRLIHSVDSLRVAEELQEVGLKRDRPVEILLQVNCSGEAGKAGCPSPAVLHVVEQIHSMIHLHLRGLMTMAPDGDKPEDSRPTFARCRELFEDVVSEGLVGKDFNILSMGMSGDYEVAIEEGANLVRVGSAIFSEPSEADASESAE is encoded by the coding sequence ATGCCGACCGCAGGACCCGCAACGGAAGAGGGTGACCTCCTCCACCGATACGCCTCGGTGCGAGAACGCGTCGAACGTGCCGCGGCCAAGTCCGGTCGTCGCGGCCAGCAGGTGCTGCTGGTCGCCGTGACCAAGTACGCCGAGCCGGATCAGATCCTCCAATTGGTGCAGGCCGGTCACCGGGATTTTGGCGAGAACCGCGTCCAGCAGCTGCTCCAGCGTGCCCCGATGCTCGAAGAGCAGGCCTCGCGGATGCGTTCGATGGGCGCGGCCCTTGGGGGAGACCCGGCATCGAAGCACGAGCCTATCCGCTGGCACATGATCGGGCAGATGCAGCGCAACAAGGCACGGCAGGTTGCCGATGTCTGCCGACTGATCCACAGCGTCGACAGCTTGCGCGTCGCAGAGGAGTTGCAGGAGGTGGGGCTGAAGCGTGACCGCCCCGTCGAGATCCTGCTGCAGGTCAACTGCTCGGGCGAAGCCGGGAAGGCCGGCTGCCCTTCGCCGGCCGTGCTCCACGTCGTCGAGCAGATCCACTCGATGATCCACCTCCACCTGCGCGGCCTGATGACCATGGCACCCGATGGAGACAAGCCCGAAGACAGCCGACCGACCTTCGCGCGGTGTCGTGAATTGTTTGAGGATGTTGTCAGCGAGGGATTGGTCGGCAAGGACTTCAACATCCTGTCTATGGGGATGTCCGGCGACTACGAGGTCGCAATCGAAGAAGGCGCTAACCTCGTACGGGTCGGGAGCGCCATCTTCAGCGAGCCATCGGAAGCGGATGCGTCCGAATCGGCTGAGTAA
- a CDS encoding peptidoglycan recognition family protein has product MADHAPTRRQVISGGLALGALALAGCAPSRTRVSGPPSPVWPTSRRLTSGVYPPPEGATRPIEMPAPTGAPRVMPRSAWTGTQPTLALANRMGRVERITIHHDAMDAAGFRSAGEARQRLADIQRAHVGNGWADIGYHYVIDPTGTIWAARPVQLQGAHVRDWNEHNLGIMMMGNFMHERPTSAALASLQSLVRSESARYRVPAARISTHRELATTACPGDSLQQQIDIARNRRIAGFA; this is encoded by the coding sequence ATGGCCGACCACGCTCCCACACGGCGCCAAGTCATTTCGGGCGGTCTGGCGCTGGGCGCCCTCGCCCTGGCGGGCTGTGCGCCCTCGCGGACCCGCGTATCGGGCCCGCCCTCGCCCGTCTGGCCCACAAGCCGTCGCCTCACCAGCGGCGTGTACCCTCCGCCCGAGGGCGCGACGCGTCCCATCGAGATGCCAGCGCCTACCGGCGCGCCCCGCGTTATGCCCCGCAGCGCATGGACCGGTACCCAGCCCACGCTGGCGCTGGCCAATCGCATGGGACGGGTCGAACGAATCACCATCCACCACGATGCAATGGACGCCGCGGGTTTCCGGTCGGCGGGCGAGGCTCGCCAGCGGTTGGCTGACATCCAGCGCGCCCACGTGGGCAATGGCTGGGCAGACATCGGGTACCATTACGTCATCGATCCGACCGGGACCATCTGGGCCGCCAGGCCCGTGCAGTTGCAGGGCGCCCACGTGCGCGACTGGAACGAGCACAACCTGGGCATCATGATGATGGGCAACTTCATGCACGAGCGCCCCACGAGCGCAGCGCTCGCGTCGCTGCAATCGCTCGTGCGCAGCGAGAGTGCCCGCTACCGAGTGCCCGCCGCACGAATCAGTACGCACCGCGAGTTGGCCACCACCGCGTGCCCGGGCGACAGCCTGCAGCAGCAGATCGATATCGCACGTAATCGCCGCATCGCCGGCTTCGCCTAA
- the metK gene encoding methionine adenosyltransferase: MSQNRTSLFTSESVSMGHPDKIADQISDAILDVMLKDDPHSRVAVETMVATGLVVVSGEVTTSTYVDIQDIVRDTIRDIGYDDAEMRFDCDSCAVLVALNKQSPDIAQGVDREGAGDQGLMFGFACNETEALMPLPIQLAHRLVEQQAHVRREGIIPGLRPDAKSQVTIEYEGLKPVRVDTVLMSTQHDKSWNGKQQELRKQVIEHIFKPVLGEWWNSGITIHVNPTGQFEIGGPHGDAGLTGRKIIVDTYGGRGRHGGGAFSGKDPTKVDRSAAYMARYIAKNVVAAELADVCEVQLSYAIGVVEPTSVHVDCFGTEKADLDQIEKAIRKVFPLTPRGIIDTLQLRKPIYRLTARHGHFGRKPFEREGRTYFTWEKTDKVEELKAAVGGAVAAGA; the protein is encoded by the coding sequence ATGTCCCAGAATCGCACGTCGCTCTTCACGTCCGAATCCGTTTCGATGGGCCACCCGGACAAGATCGCTGATCAGATTTCGGATGCCATCCTTGACGTGATGCTGAAGGACGATCCGCACTCGCGTGTGGCGGTGGAAACGATGGTTGCCACCGGGCTCGTGGTGGTGTCCGGCGAAGTGACCACGAGCACGTACGTCGACATCCAGGACATCGTGCGCGACACGATCCGTGATATCGGGTACGACGACGCGGAGATGCGGTTTGACTGCGACTCGTGCGCGGTGCTGGTGGCGCTGAACAAGCAGAGCCCCGATATTGCCCAGGGCGTGGACCGCGAGGGCGCGGGCGACCAGGGGTTGATGTTCGGCTTTGCCTGCAACGAGACCGAGGCGCTGATGCCCCTGCCCATCCAGCTTGCCCACCGCTTGGTGGAGCAGCAGGCGCACGTGCGGCGCGAGGGCATCATCCCGGGCCTGCGTCCGGACGCCAAGAGCCAGGTGACCATCGAGTACGAGGGGCTCAAGCCCGTGCGCGTGGACACGGTGCTGATGAGCACGCAGCATGACAAGAGCTGGAACGGCAAGCAGCAGGAGCTGCGCAAGCAGGTGATCGAGCACATCTTCAAGCCCGTGCTGGGCGAGTGGTGGAACTCGGGCATCACCATCCACGTGAACCCGACGGGCCAGTTCGAGATCGGCGGTCCGCATGGCGACGCCGGGCTGACGGGCCGGAAGATCATCGTGGACACGTACGGCGGTCGCGGTCGGCACGGCGGCGGGGCGTTCAGCGGGAAGGACCCGACCAAGGTCGATCGCTCGGCGGCGTACATGGCGCGATACATCGCCAAGAACGTGGTGGCGGCCGAACTGGCCGACGTGTGCGAGGTGCAGTTGAGCTACGCCATCGGCGTGGTGGAGCCCACGAGCGTGCATGTGGATTGCTTCGGCACCGAGAAGGCCGACCTGGATCAGATCGAGAAGGCCATCCGCAAGGTGTTCCCGCTGACGCCGCGGGGCATCATCGACACGCTGCAACTCCGCAAGCCGATCTACCGGCTGACGGCCAGGCATGGACACTTCGGGCGCAAGCCGTTCGAGCGTGAGGGCCGGACGTACTTCACCTGGGAGAAGACCGACAAGGTGGAGGAGTTGAAGGCGGCCGTTGGCGGCGCGGTGGCGGCGGGAGCCTGA